In a single window of the Spodoptera frugiperda isolate SF20-4 chromosome 19, AGI-APGP_CSIRO_Sfru_2.0, whole genome shotgun sequence genome:
- the LOC118281242 gene encoding serine protease SP24D yields the protein MSLLAVSCCLALLVGQAFGAGYHEDIGIPEASRIRLKEAQRASERISGGVASDYGDNPYLAGILITLRSGQLSVCSGTLLSTWRVLTAAQCWYDGYNVGRKAEVRQGLVELFNAFRFDVARVTMHPGYNPISLLNDLAIMQVDSGFWSNNKMMIPVFLPGLYETNTYAGVDARVSGYGKTSDYDQLNPNTQQHALTVKVMGPWECYWSMARRPADSSKVMCTPGSVLWGTCGADLGGPLVVPNFNATGSHLLIGVISIQSPFGCTSSFATGYTRVSEYVDWILNH from the exons ATGTCTCTCTTGGCTGTCTCTTGTTGCCTCGCTCTTCTGGTGGGTCAGGCCTTCGGAGCTGGGTATCATGAGGACATCGGCATCCCTGAGGCATCCAGGATCCGGTTGAAGGAGGCCCAGCGAGCCAGTGAGAGGATCAGCGGAGGAGTAGCCTCCGACTATGGTGATAACCCTTACCTG GCTGGTATCCTGATAACTCTTCGATCCGGTCAGTTGTCTGTCTGCAGTGGTACATTGCTGTCGACTTGGAGAGTGCTGACAGCTGCCCAGTGCTGGTACGATGGTTACAACGTCGGCAGGAAGGCTGAA GTGAGGCAAGGTTTGGTAGAGCTGTTCAATGCCTTCCGGTTTGATGTAGCGAGGGTCACCATGCACCCCGGGTACAACCCCATCAGCTTGCTAAACGACCTCGCCATCATGCAAGTTGATTCAGGGTTTTGGTCGAACA ATAAAATGATGATACCAGTATTCCTCCCGGGCCTATATGAAACCAATACATACGCAGGAGTGGATGCTCGCGTCTCAGGATACGGAAAAACGAGTGACT ATGACCAGTTGAACCCGAATACTCAGCAACATGCGCTGACGGTGAAGGTGATGGGTCCGTGGGAGTGCTACTGGAGCATGGCGCGCCGGCCTGCAGACTCCAGCAAGGTCATGTGCACCCCCGGCAGCGTCCTGTGGGGGACCTGCGGCGCCGACCTCGGCGGCCCGCTCGTCGTACCCAACTTTAACGCCACGGGAAGCCATCTATTG ATTGGCGTGATATCGATTCAGTCTCCGTTCGGTTGTACGTCATCGTTCGCGACCGGGTATACCCGGGTCTCGGAATACGTCGACTGGATACTAAACCACTAA
- the LOC118281203 gene encoding collagenase, with amino-acid sequence MSLLAVSCCLALLVGQAFGAGYHEDIGIPEASRIRLKEAQRASERISGGVASNYGDNPYLAGILITLRSGQMSVCSGTLVSTKKVLTAAQCWYDGYNVGRKAEITLGSLQLFSSSKWEVLGVTVHPEYNPNNLLNDLAMMTLRYSVWQSNNLMPAFLPNNTDYDFAGEEARVSGYGKTSDYDELNPNTNQQSLIVKVMGPWECYWSMARRPADSSKVMCTPGSVLWGTCGADLGGPLVVPNFNATGNHLLIGVVSIQSPFGCYSSFATGYTRVTAYKKWIEQNL; translated from the exons ATGTCTCTCTTGGCTGTCTCTTGTTGCCTCGCTCTTCTGGTGGGTCAGGCCTTCGGAGCTGGGTATCATGAGGACATCGGCATCCCTGAGGCATCCAGGATCCGGTTGAAGGAGGCCCAGCGAGCCAGTGAGAGGATCAGCGGAGGAGTAGCCTCCAACTATGGTGACAACCCTTACCTG GCTGGTATCCTGATAACTCTGCGGTCTGGTCAGATGTCTGTGTGCAGTGGTACTCTGGTGTCCACCAAGAAGGTGCTGACAGCTGCCCAGTGCTGGTACGATGGTTACAACGTCGGCAGGAAGGCTGAG ATAACGTTAGGTTCACTTCAGCTATTCTCTAGCAGCAAATGGGAGGTATTGGGAGTGACCGTACATCCGGAGTACAATCCTAACAATTTGCTGAACGACCTGGCTATGATGACTCTCCGATACTCCGTTTGGCAAAGCA ATAACTTGATGCCCGCATTTCTCCCGAACAACACTGACTACGATTTCGCCGGCGAAGAGGCGCGCGTGTCGGGATACGGGAAGACTAGTGATT ATGACGAGTTGAACCCCAACACCAACCAACAGTCCCTGATAGTGAAGGTGATGGGTCCGTGGGAGTGCTACTGGAGCATGGCGCGCCGGCCTGCAGACTCCAGCAAGGTCATGTGCACCCCCGGCAGCGTCCTGTGGGGGACCTGCGGCGCCGACCTCGGCGGCCCGCTCGTCGTACCCAACTTTAACGCCACGGGAAACCATCTGTTG ATTGGAGTAGTATCGATCCAGTCTCCCTTCGGCTGCTACTCATCATTCGCGACCGGATACACTCGCGTCACGGCCTACAAGAAGTGGATTGAGCAGAACTTGTAA